From the Oncorhynchus masou masou isolate Uvic2021 unplaced genomic scaffold, UVic_Omas_1.1 unplaced_scaffold_750, whole genome shotgun sequence genome, one window contains:
- the LOC135537307 gene encoding zinc finger protein 189-like produces MLTSLLTSSTMSSLSYSLPAKEEEVCWTEKDVLVKEEKEEEAVTVKQELEGEAVTVKQEVEDESLRVKEEMAVCGMKEEEITVPLEETGDLINTRERPDSEKPETSKPARRHHCSHCGMIFNQLRCLKRHERIHTGEKPFQCFQCGKCFSLLASMKRHERIHTGEKPHHCSECGKSFFSSACLKRHEMIHTGEKPYHCSQCGKSFNRKEYLKEHERIHTGEKRDKPFQCSKCGNNFSLLASLKIHDRIHTGEKPHHCSQCGKSFKLKGQLKQHEIIHTGEKPYHCSQCEKSFSWLGHMRRHKRVHRGDKDVGC; encoded by the exons ATGCTAACTAGCTTGCTAACATCCTCGACCATGAGCTCACTAAGCTACTCCCTCCCTGCTAAAGAagaggaggtctgctggacggagaaagatgTTCTCGTGAAAGAGGaaaaggaagaggaggctgtCACGGTTAAACAAGAACTAGAGGGTGAGGCTGTCACAGTTAAACAAGAAGTAGAGGACGAATCTTTAAGAGTGAAAGAGGAGATGGCAGTTTGTGGAATGAAGGAGGAGGAGATCACTGTTCCATTGGAGGAGACTGGAGATTTGATTAACACCA GAGAAAGACCAGACTCGGAGAAACCAGAGACGTCCAAACCAGCAAGACGACACCACTGCTCCCACTGTGGAATGATTTTTAACCAATTAAGGTGTCTGAAacgacatgagagaatacacacaggggagaagcctttccaatgcttccagtgtggaaagtgttttTCCTTGTTAGCGAGCATGAAAAGACATGAgaggatacacacaggagagaagcctcatCACTGCTCcgagtgtggaaagagttttttCTCATCAGCGTGCCTGAAAAGACATGAGATGATACACACAGGGGAAAAACCTtatcactgctcccagtgtggaaagagttttaaccgGAAAGAATACCTGAAagagcatgagagaatacacacaggagagaagcgaGATAAACCTTTCCAATGCTCTAAGTGTGGAAATAATTTTTCCTTGTTAGCgagcctgaaaatacatgatagaatacacacaggggagaagcctcatcattgctcccagtgtggaaagagttttaagcTGAAAGGACAATTGAAACAGCATGAgataatacacacaggggagaagccataccactgctcccaatgtgAAAAGAGTTTTTCCTGGTTGGGTCACATGAGAAGACATAAGAGAGTACACAGAGGAGATAAGGATGTAGGCTGCTGA